One genomic window of Mus musculus strain C57BL/6J chromosome 4, GRCm38.p6 C57BL/6J includes the following:
- the Gm11756 gene encoding Gm11756, whose product MQREDNRVQSVRNDKEVNRRRRLRQEGQSSSGPWTEDEIWILLQEWAMVEYELGDPGNKMHAKAKSLSRRLSNRGLRKSKNSCLDVMVKMKDLHTRLCNERPRAYRLYSTYEWILYEILGHPRSQGGYVPGLWFDGHSKPPASYAPSLCIGGAISPGPSFSPWTDPEIKIFLQEWQVVEREIGHPGQKIKQKSSLVCQRLYHRGLFKDIQSCLDLMWTLKDLHSTLSRERSRTVPLFSPYRDYLERIFDPKCQRGHVPGALYNWSGYHRPSSSPQTPMVMPSPVYQPWDYGMSASSGQLHGNPSLIMSSQDSLVPRWDAWNATYPLPVQHVLLASLSGDNNFQLAWSPRDESSSPQ is encoded by the exons GCCCGTGGACTGAGGATGAAATCTGGATCTTGCTGCAAGAGTGGGCAATGGTTGAATATGAACTCGGAGACCCAGGCAATAAGATGCATGCGAAGGCCAAGTCCCTTAGCAGACGCCTCTCTAATCGGGGTCTGAGGAAGAGCAAGAATAGCTGTCTTGATGTGATGGTGAAGATGAAGGACCTGCACACACGTCTTTGTAACGAGAGGCCCAGGGCTTACCGCTTGTATTCGACTTATGAATGGATCCTGTACGAGATCTTGGGCCACCCCAGATCCCAGGGAGGCTATGTGCCAG GTCTTTGGTTTGATGGGCACAGTAAGCCACCAGCTTCCTATGCACcttccctctgcattggtggtgccatctctccag GCCCTTCCTTTAGCCCATGGACCGACCCTGAAATCAAGATCTTCCTGCAGGAGTGGCAAGTGGTTGAACGGGAAATTGGCCACCCAGGCCAGAAGATCAAGCAGAAGAGCAGTCTTGTTTGCCAGCGTCTCTATCATCGAGGCCTGTTCAAGGACATCCAAAGCTGTTTGGACCTGATGTGGACCCTGAAGGATCTGCACTCCACTCTCAGTAGAGAGAGATCAAGGACTGTACCCTTGTTTTCTCCTTATAGAGATTATCTGGAAAGGATCTTCGACCCCAAATGTCAGAGAGGCCATGTTCCAG gTGCTCTGTATAATTGGTCTGGTTACCACAGGCCTTCCTCAAGCCCTCAAACTCCAATGGTGATGCCATCTCCAGTATACCAGCCTTGGGATTATGGCATGTCTGCGTCTTCTGGTCAGCTTCATGGGAACCCATCACTGATCATGTCCAGTCAGGACTCACTGGTTCCCAGATGGGACGCCTGGAATGCCACCTATCCATTGCCAGTTCAACATGTACTTCTGGCCTCTCTCTCTGGAGACAACAACTTTCAGCTGGCGTGGTCACCTCGTGATGAGAGCTCAAGTCCTCAGTGA